From Streptomyces griseorubiginosus, one genomic window encodes:
- a CDS encoding DUF3662 and FHA domain-containing protein: MGVLKKFEQRLEGLVNGTFAKVFKSEVQPVEIAGALQRECDNNATIWNRDRTVVPNDFIVELSTPDFERLSPYSGQLGDELAGMVKDYAKQQRYTFMGPIKVNLEKADDLDTGLYRVRSRTLAGSTDQQAPGAAAPAGRPGPGAGGYGYPPSAAPAGAPPMPSAPPPPGGRGGYGYPPAAAAQRPGAGGPVGAPAPGSRTRHWIEINGTRHQISRATLVLGRSTEADVRIDDPGVSRRHCEIRTGTPSTIQDLGSTNGIVVDGQHTTRATLRDGSRIVVGSTTIIYRQAEG; the protein is encoded by the coding sequence ATGGGAGTCCTGAAGAAGTTCGAGCAGCGTCTCGAAGGTCTGGTCAACGGCACCTTCGCCAAGGTGTTCAAGTCCGAGGTCCAGCCCGTGGAGATCGCGGGCGCGCTCCAGCGTGAGTGCGACAACAACGCGACCATCTGGAACCGCGACCGCACGGTCGTACCCAATGACTTCATCGTGGAGCTGAGCACACCCGACTTCGAGCGGCTCAGCCCCTACTCGGGCCAGCTCGGTGACGAGCTCGCCGGCATGGTGAAGGACTACGCCAAGCAGCAGCGCTACACCTTCATGGGCCCGATCAAGGTCAACCTCGAGAAGGCGGACGACCTCGACACCGGTCTGTACCGGGTGCGCAGCCGTACGCTCGCCGGATCCACCGACCAGCAGGCGCCCGGCGCCGCGGCCCCGGCCGGCCGCCCCGGCCCGGGTGCCGGCGGTTACGGTTACCCGCCGTCGGCCGCTCCGGCAGGTGCCCCGCCCATGCCGTCCGCCCCACCGCCGCCCGGCGGCCGCGGCGGGTACGGCTACCCGCCCGCCGCGGCGGCACAGCGCCCCGGCGCCGGCGGCCCGGTCGGCGCGCCCGCCCCGGGCTCCCGCACCCGCCACTGGATCGAGATCAACGGCACCCGCCACCAGATCTCCCGCGCCACGCTGGTGCTGGGCCGCAGCACCGAAGCCGACGTGCGGATCGACGACCCCGGCGTCTCGCGCCGGCACTGCGAGATCCGGACCGGAACGCCCTCGACGATCCAGGATCTCGGGTCCACCAACGGCATCGTGGTGGACGGGCAGCACACCACCCGCGCTACGCTCCGCGACGGCTCGCGGATCGTCGTGGGCAGCACCACCATCATTTACCGGCAAGCCGAAGGGTGA
- a CDS encoding ABC transporter ATP-binding protein, whose translation MNNDAIQLRSVSRSYRSGDSTVTALDQVSLSFPRGTFTAVMGPSGSGKSTLLQCAAGLDRPTSGSVSVGGTELTGLSETKLTLLRRERIGFVFQAFNLLPALTAEQNVALPLRLAGRRVARARVREVLQQVGLGDRVRHRPTEMSGGQQQRVALARALITRPEVLFGDEPTGALDSRASREVLTLLRSMVDREGQTIIMVTHDPVAASYADRVVFLVDGCVNGELTGAGADDIAARMTKLEAVPC comes from the coding sequence ATGAACAACGACGCCATCCAGTTGCGCTCCGTCAGCAGGAGCTACAGGTCGGGCGACAGCACCGTCACCGCCCTCGACCAGGTCTCCCTCTCCTTCCCCCGCGGCACCTTCACCGCCGTCATGGGCCCTTCCGGCTCCGGCAAGTCGACCCTCCTGCAGTGCGCCGCCGGTCTCGACCGCCCCACCTCGGGCTCGGTCTCGGTGGGCGGTACGGAGCTGACCGGGCTCAGCGAGACCAAGCTGACGCTGCTGCGGCGCGAGCGCATCGGCTTCGTGTTCCAGGCGTTCAACCTGCTGCCCGCGCTGACCGCCGAGCAGAACGTCGCCCTGCCGCTCCGGCTGGCCGGCCGGCGGGTCGCCAGGGCCCGGGTCCGTGAGGTGCTCCAGCAGGTCGGCCTCGGTGACCGCGTCCGGCACCGCCCCACCGAGATGTCCGGCGGCCAGCAGCAGCGCGTCGCCCTGGCCCGCGCTCTGATCACCCGCCCCGAGGTCCTCTTCGGCGACGAGCCGACCGGTGCCCTGGACTCGCGGGCCAGCCGCGAGGTGCTGACCCTGCTGCGCTCCATGGTCGACCGCGAGGGCCAGACGATCATCATGGTCACCCACGACCCGGTGGCAGCCTCCTACGCCGACCGCGTGGTCTTCCTCGTCGACGGCTGCGTCAACGGTGAGCTGACCGGCGCGGGCGCGGACGACATCGCGGCCCGTATGACCAAGCTGGAGGCCGTGCCGTGCTGA
- a CDS encoding penicillin-binding protein 2, with protein sequence MNKPLRRIAIFCGLLVLALLIRDNWLQYVKADALREDPDNRRVLIARYATPRGDIIVDGKSITGHAETTSGDFKYKRTYKDGAMWAPVTGFVSQSYGATQLESIEDGILTGNDDRLFFRNTLDMLTGKPKEGGNVVTTLSAAAQKAAYDGLKKQGGKGAVAAIEPSTGKILALATYPSYDPSTIAGGSDADAEAWKKLDKKNNPDDPSLNRALREVYPPGSTFKVVTAAAALENGLYTEADEKTKSPLPWTMPGTTTQLKNEGNIPCENATMRVALQFSCNTVFGKIGSDLGNEKMLEEAKKFGFDEQQFVPVRSSASVFSDDMNPSETALSSIGQFNTAATPLQMAMVASAVANNGTLMKPYMVDSLQAPNLDTLEKTEPEKMSEPLSPENAQILQSMMETVVKDGTGKTAQIQGVTVGGKTGTAQHGENNSKNPYAWFISYAKVGDSAPVAVAVVVQDDNAVRENISGSGLAAPIAKSVMEAVIKSKK encoded by the coding sequence ATGAACAAGCCCCTGCGCCGGATCGCGATCTTCTGCGGCCTCCTGGTCCTCGCCCTGCTCATCCGCGACAACTGGCTCCAGTACGTCAAGGCCGACGCGCTCCGGGAGGACCCCGACAACCGCCGGGTGCTGATCGCGCGGTACGCCACACCCCGCGGCGACATCATCGTCGACGGCAAGTCCATCACCGGGCACGCCGAGACCACCTCCGGCGACTTCAAGTACAAGCGCACCTACAAGGACGGCGCCATGTGGGCGCCGGTCACCGGCTTCGTCTCGCAGTCCTACGGCGCCACCCAGCTGGAGTCCATCGAGGACGGCATCCTCACCGGCAACGACGACCGGCTGTTCTTCCGCAACACCCTCGACATGCTCACCGGCAAGCCGAAGGAGGGCGGCAACGTCGTCACCACCCTCAGCGCCGCCGCCCAGAAGGCCGCCTACGACGGTCTGAAGAAGCAGGGCGGCAAGGGTGCCGTCGCCGCCATCGAGCCCTCCACCGGCAAGATCCTGGCGCTCGCCACCTACCCGTCGTACGACCCCTCCACGATCGCCGGCGGCAGCGACGCCGACGCCGAGGCCTGGAAGAAGCTCGACAAGAAGAACAACCCCGACGACCCGTCGCTCAACCGGGCGCTGCGCGAGGTCTACCCGCCCGGCTCCACCTTCAAGGTCGTCACCGCGGCGGCCGCCCTGGAGAACGGCCTGTACACGGAGGCGGACGAGAAGACCAAGTCGCCGCTGCCGTGGACCATGCCGGGCACCACGACCCAGCTGAAGAACGAGGGCAACATCCCCTGCGAGAACGCCACCATGCGGGTCGCCCTCCAGTTCTCCTGCAACACCGTCTTCGGCAAGATCGGCTCCGACCTCGGCAACGAGAAGATGCTGGAAGAGGCCAAGAAGTTCGGCTTCGACGAGCAGCAGTTCGTCCCCGTGCGCTCCAGCGCCTCGGTCTTCTCCGACGACATGAACCCCTCGGAGACCGCGCTGTCCTCGATCGGCCAGTTCAACACGGCCGCGACCCCGCTCCAGATGGCCATGGTCGCCTCGGCCGTCGCCAACAACGGCACCCTCATGAAGCCGTACATGGTCGACTCCCTCCAGGCCCCGAACCTCGACACCCTCGAGAAGACGGAGCCGGAGAAGATGAGCGAGCCGCTGTCCCCGGAGAACGCCCAGATCCTCCAGTCGATGATGGAGACGGTCGTCAAGGACGGCACTGGCAAGACCGCGCAGATCCAGGGCGTCACCGTCGGCGGCAAGACCGGTACCGCGCAGCACGGCGAGAACAACAGCAAGAACCCGTACGCCTGGTTCATCTCGTACGCCAAGGTCGGCGACAGCGCGCCCGTCGCCGTCGCCGTGGTCGTCCAGGACGACAACGCGGTCCGCGAGAACATCTCCGGCAGCGGTCTCGCGGCGCCCATCGCCAAGAGCGTCATGGAGGCGGTCATCAAGTCCAAGAAGTGA
- a CDS encoding FtsW/RodA/SpoVE family cell cycle protein, whose protein sequence is MSSSTSNTSTHHTSTIGAIGAPSRRNTELALLVFAVLIPVFAYANVGLAIDDQVPSGLLSYGLGLGLLAGVAHLVIRKFAPYADPLMLPLATLLNGLGLVAIWRLDQSKLLQQIGQAGGKATNQLIYTAMGIALFAVVLVFLKDHRVLQRYTYISMVGALVLLLLPLVPGLGANITYGAKIWIKVGSFTIQPGEFAKIVLAIFFAGYLMVKRDALALASRRFMGLYLPRGRDLGPIIVVWMMSILILVFETDLGTSLLFFGMFIIMLYVATERTSWIVFGLLMSAAGAVGVASFEPHVQTRVQAWLNPMREYTLSRTPNGDGMVHSEQAMQALWAFGSGGTLGTGWGQGHSELIRFAANSDFILATFGEELGLAGLMAILLIYGLIVERGVRTALAARDPFGKLLAIGLSGAFALQVFVVAGGVMGLIPLTGMTMPFLAYGGSSVIANWALIGILIRISDTARRPAPAPAPNPDAEMTQVVRPS, encoded by the coding sequence ATGAGTAGCAGTACTTCGAACACCTCGACGCACCACACGTCCACGATCGGCGCGATCGGCGCACCGAGCCGCCGCAACACCGAGCTGGCCCTGCTGGTGTTCGCCGTGCTCATCCCGGTCTTCGCGTACGCCAACGTGGGCCTGGCCATCGACGACCAGGTCCCGTCGGGACTGCTGAGCTACGGACTGGGCCTCGGCCTGCTGGCCGGCGTCGCCCACCTCGTCATCCGCAAGTTCGCGCCCTACGCGGACCCGCTGATGCTGCCGTTGGCCACCCTGCTCAACGGCCTCGGGCTCGTCGCGATCTGGCGCCTGGACCAGTCCAAGCTGCTCCAGCAGATCGGCCAGGCCGGCGGCAAGGCCACCAACCAGCTGATCTACACGGCGATGGGCATCGCCCTGTTCGCCGTCGTCCTGGTCTTCCTCAAGGACCACCGGGTCCTGCAGCGCTACACCTACATCTCCATGGTCGGCGCGCTGGTCCTGCTGCTCCTCCCGCTGGTCCCGGGCCTCGGCGCCAACATCACCTACGGCGCCAAGATCTGGATCAAGGTCGGCAGCTTCACCATCCAGCCCGGCGAGTTCGCCAAGATCGTCCTGGCGATCTTCTTCGCCGGCTACCTCATGGTGAAGCGCGACGCGCTCGCCCTCGCCAGCCGCCGCTTCATGGGCCTGTACCTGCCGCGCGGCCGCGACCTCGGTCCGATCATCGTCGTCTGGATGATGTCGATCCTCATCCTGGTGTTCGAGACCGACCTCGGTACCTCGCTGCTGTTCTTCGGAATGTTCATCATCATGCTGTACGTCGCCACCGAGCGGACCAGCTGGATCGTCTTCGGTCTGCTGATGTCCGCGGCCGGCGCCGTCGGCGTGGCCAGCTTCGAACCGCACGTGCAGACCCGCGTCCAGGCCTGGCTCAACCCGATGCGCGAGTACACGCTGAGCCGCACCCCGAACGGCGACGGCATGGTTCACTCCGAGCAGGCCATGCAGGCCCTGTGGGCCTTCGGCTCCGGCGGCACCCTCGGCACCGGCTGGGGGCAGGGCCACTCCGAGCTGATCCGCTTCGCCGCCAACTCCGACTTCATCCTCGCCACCTTCGGCGAGGAACTCGGCCTGGCCGGCCTCATGGCGATCCTGCTGATCTACGGCCTGATCGTGGAGCGCGGCGTGCGCACCGCCCTCGCCGCCCGCGACCCCTTCGGCAAGCTCCTCGCGATCGGCCTGTCCGGCGCCTTCGCGCTCCAGGTCTTCGTGGTGGCCGGCGGTGTCATGGGCCTGATCCCGCTGACCGGTATGACGATGCCCTTCCTCGCGTACGGCGGTTCCTCCGTCATCGCCAACTGGGCCCTGATCGGCATCCTGATCAGAATCAGCGACACCGCACGCCGCCCGGCGCCCGCCCCCGCCCCGAACCCCGACGCCGAGATGACCCAGGTGGTCCGCCCGTCATGA
- a CDS encoding Stp1/IreP family PP2C-type Ser/Thr phosphatase — MYPEPTGEVRMSLSLRFAAGSHKGMIREGNEDSGYAGPRLLAIADGMGGAAAGEVASSEAISTIVALDDDVPGSDVLTSLGHAVQRANDQLRSMVEEDPQLEGMGTTLTALLWTGQRLGLVHVGDSRAYLLRDGVLTQITQDHTWVQRLVDEGRITEEEATTHPQRSLLMRALGSGEHVEPDLSIREVRAGDRYLICSDGLSGVVSHQTLEDTLASYQGPQETVQELIQLALRGGGPDNITVIVADVLDLDTGDTLAGQLSDTPVVVGAVAENQHQLHDNGIMQTPAGRASGLGRQVPGQGGGEYGAPGSGDTTGYVQTGSFGDYTDDDFVKPRKGGRWLKRSFYTVLALAVIGGGLYGGWRWTQTQYYVGVNGEHVALYRGISQDLAWVSLSKVSKDHPEIELKYLPPYQQKSVEGTIAEGDLKTAQKKIDELSVQASACKKEAAAEAAESGKNSKTGQGEAGGTTGTTQSSLASKATPTPTSTSSPSPNASASPTAPTPTPGPTLSDEEKQVVGNCGTQ; from the coding sequence ATGTATCCGGAGCCGACGGGCGAGGTGCGCATGAGTCTGTCACTGCGCTTCGCCGCCGGATCGCACAAAGGCATGATCCGGGAGGGCAACGAGGACTCCGGATACGCCGGGCCCCGCCTGCTCGCCATCGCCGACGGCATGGGCGGCGCCGCCGCCGGCGAGGTCGCCTCCTCCGAGGCCATCTCCACCATCGTCGCCCTCGACGACGACGTCCCCGGCTCCGACGTCCTCACCTCGCTCGGCCACGCCGTACAGCGCGCCAACGACCAGCTGCGCTCCATGGTCGAGGAGGACCCCCAGCTGGAGGGCATGGGCACCACGCTCACCGCCCTGCTGTGGACCGGCCAGCGCCTCGGCCTCGTGCACGTCGGCGACTCGCGTGCCTACCTGCTGCGCGACGGCGTCCTCACCCAGATCACCCAGGACCACACCTGGGTGCAGCGCCTGGTCGACGAGGGCCGCATCACCGAGGAAGAGGCCACCACCCACCCCCAACGCTCCCTGCTGATGCGGGCGTTGGGCAGCGGCGAACACGTCGAGCCGGACCTGTCGATCCGTGAGGTCCGGGCCGGCGACCGCTACCTGATCTGCTCCGACGGCCTGTCCGGCGTGGTCTCCCACCAGACCCTCGAGGACACCCTCGCCAGCTACCAGGGGCCCCAGGAGACAGTGCAGGAGCTGATCCAGCTCGCGCTGCGCGGCGGCGGCCCCGACAACATCACGGTCATCGTCGCCGACGTCCTCGACCTGGACACCGGGGACACCCTCGCCGGGCAGCTCTCCGACACCCCGGTCGTGGTCGGCGCGGTCGCCGAGAACCAGCACCAGCTGCACGACAACGGCATCATGCAGACCCCCGCCGGCCGTGCCTCCGGACTCGGCCGCCAGGTGCCGGGTCAGGGCGGCGGCGAGTACGGCGCGCCCGGCTCCGGCGACACCACCGGCTACGTCCAGACGGGCAGCTTCGGCGACTACACCGACGACGACTTCGTCAAGCCCCGCAAGGGCGGCAGGTGGCTGAAGAGATCCTTCTACACGGTCCTCGCACTGGCCGTCATCGGCGGCGGCCTGTACGGCGGCTGGCGCTGGACCCAGACCCAGTACTACGTCGGCGTCAACGGCGAGCACGTGGCGCTGTACCGCGGCATCAGCCAGGACCTGGCCTGGGTGTCGCTCTCGAAGGTGTCCAAGGACCACCCCGAGATCGAACTCAAGTACCTGCCGCCGTACCAGCAGAAGTCGGTCGAGGGCACGATCGCCGAGGGCGACCTGAAGACCGCCCAGAAGAAGATCGACGAACTCAGCGTCCAGGCCTCCGCGTGCAAGAAGGAGGCCGCGGCCGAGGCCGCGGAGAGCGGGAAGAACTCCAAGACGGGTCAGGGCGAGGCCGGCGGCACCACGGGAACCACACAGTCCTCCCTCGCGTCCAAGGCCACACCGACCCCGACGAGCACGTCCTCCCCGTCCCCGAACGCTTCCGCATCCCCGACCGCGCCCACTCCCACCCCCGGCCCCACCCTCTCGGACGAGGAGAAGCAGGTCGTCGGGAACTGCGGTACGCAGTAG
- a CDS encoding ABC transporter permease, translated as MLSVALCTLRTRWVTFVGSSIALSLGVALLAVMGLALASSLDAPERRPERFAAAPVVVQGQDTLSVPTPIGTRTQKLAHPRQVPEATVAKLRRLGTVVEDRSFPVRAAGGPGDLVGHPWSTAAFAPYEIDAGRGPRAVGEVVVTGDWARPGERVATDRGTLTVVGTVASRGFENAVFYTDARAAELAPRSTQLVVRADASEVRAAVGGQNLRVLTGTDRRLADADPDRDREALTAMNAMFGTAGGVTAFVSVFVVASTFAFAVAQRRREFGLLRTAGATPGQVRRMVFAEALVVGVLASAAGCVLGAYGAPKLAAWVVDGGLAPGWFTIGDYTWPYHLAFWTGLLVALLGVIAASWRAGRTDPTQALRDASVDTKAMTWGRWLFGAGLLLTAAVTLGLALVSDPGELLHRKTYVSRPILLITAIALLAPVLVRPLTRLIAWLPAQLPGAGGMLVRENAAAGIRRTAAIAAPVLVTVALAGSLLGATATLDEAKATETREQTAASFVVTPPGGAGFDAATVKELEAVKGAQVSVTSSSAVYVLEEGVALIRSEARAADAGPLAKTVRLPLAAGKVSDLDDDSIIVNEEWEKHTVGQRVDVWLGDGTRKSLRIAAVMTTGTGNNGAYVTPANAPGASVDRVDVSLTEGADASAVATALARTGGQVFTKDQWVRASYPETNRTTRYGFLLVLGIALLYTGISLANTMVMATSDRVRDLAVLRLAGATPWQVLRLVAAESLMVVAVGGVLGLLVAGLNLAGMWGALGLLSVGSPVRLPWAELGATVGACAVLAVVFSVAPAGLAMRRRAVELAGIRE; from the coding sequence GTGCTGAGCGTCGCCCTGTGCACCCTGCGCACCCGCTGGGTCACCTTCGTCGGCAGCTCCATCGCGCTCTCGCTGGGCGTCGCACTGCTCGCCGTGATGGGCCTGGCCCTCGCCTCCTCCCTGGACGCACCCGAACGGCGGCCGGAACGGTTCGCCGCGGCACCGGTCGTCGTCCAGGGACAGGACACCCTGTCCGTACCGACCCCGATCGGCACCCGCACCCAGAAGCTCGCCCACCCGCGCCAGGTGCCGGAGGCGACCGTGGCGAAGCTGCGCCGGCTCGGCACGGTCGTCGAGGACCGTTCGTTCCCCGTGCGGGCCGCCGGGGGCCCCGGCGACCTGGTCGGCCACCCCTGGTCCACGGCCGCCTTCGCGCCGTACGAGATCGACGCGGGCCGTGGTCCCCGCGCCGTCGGCGAGGTCGTCGTCACCGGCGACTGGGCGCGGCCAGGTGAGCGGGTCGCGACCGACCGCGGGACCCTCACGGTCGTCGGCACCGTCGCCTCGCGCGGCTTCGAGAACGCCGTCTTCTACACCGACGCCCGCGCCGCCGAACTGGCGCCGAGAAGCACCCAGTTGGTGGTGCGGGCGGACGCGTCCGAGGTGCGCGCGGCTGTCGGCGGCCAGAACCTCCGGGTCCTCACCGGCACCGACCGCCGTCTCGCCGACGCCGACCCGGACCGCGACCGCGAGGCCCTGACCGCGATGAACGCCATGTTCGGCACCGCGGGCGGGGTCACCGCGTTCGTGTCGGTGTTCGTGGTGGCGTCCACGTTCGCCTTCGCGGTCGCCCAGCGGCGCCGGGAGTTCGGCCTGCTGCGCACCGCGGGGGCCACGCCCGGCCAGGTCCGGCGGATGGTGTTCGCGGAGGCTCTGGTGGTGGGCGTACTGGCGTCGGCGGCCGGCTGTGTGCTCGGCGCGTACGGCGCCCCGAAGCTCGCCGCGTGGGTGGTCGACGGCGGACTCGCACCCGGCTGGTTCACCATCGGCGACTACACCTGGCCGTACCACTTGGCCTTCTGGACCGGGCTCCTCGTCGCGCTGCTCGGAGTGATCGCCGCATCCTGGCGGGCCGGGCGCACCGACCCCACCCAGGCGCTGCGGGACGCGTCCGTGGACACCAAGGCGATGACCTGGGGCCGCTGGCTGTTCGGGGCGGGCCTGCTGCTGACCGCCGCCGTGACACTCGGCCTCGCGCTGGTCTCCGACCCCGGTGAACTGCTGCACCGCAAGACCTACGTGAGCCGTCCGATACTGCTGATCACCGCGATCGCGCTGCTCGCGCCGGTCCTGGTGCGTCCGCTCACCCGGCTGATCGCCTGGCTTCCGGCCCAGCTGCCCGGCGCGGGCGGGATGCTGGTGCGGGAGAACGCGGCCGCGGGCATCCGCCGTACGGCGGCCATCGCGGCGCCCGTGCTGGTCACGGTCGCCCTCGCGGGCTCGCTGCTGGGCGCCACGGCCACGCTCGACGAGGCGAAGGCCACCGAGACGCGCGAGCAGACGGCCGCCTCGTTCGTCGTCACTCCGCCCGGGGGCGCCGGGTTCGACGCGGCGACCGTGAAGGAGCTCGAAGCGGTGAAGGGCGCCCAGGTCTCGGTGACCTCGTCGAGTGCCGTGTACGTCCTGGAGGAGGGCGTCGCCCTCATCAGGTCCGAGGCCCGCGCGGCCGACGCGGGACCGCTGGCGAAGACCGTCCGTCTGCCGCTGGCGGCCGGGAAGGTGAGCGACCTCGACGACGACTCGATCATCGTCAACGAGGAGTGGGAGAAGCACACCGTCGGCCAGCGGGTCGACGTGTGGCTCGGGGACGGCACCAGGAAGTCGCTGCGGATCGCCGCCGTGATGACGACCGGCACCGGCAACAACGGCGCCTACGTCACCCCCGCCAACGCCCCCGGCGCGAGCGTCGACCGGGTGGACGTCTCCCTGACCGAGGGGGCTGACGCGTCCGCCGTGGCCACCGCGCTCGCCAGGACCGGCGGGCAGGTCTTCACCAAGGACCAGTGGGTGCGGGCCAGTTACCCCGAGACCAACCGGACCACTCGGTACGGCTTCCTGCTGGTCCTCGGTATCGCCCTGCTCTACACCGGGATCTCCCTGGCCAACACCATGGTCATGGCGACCTCCGACCGGGTGCGCGACCTGGCCGTCCTCCGACTGGCCGGGGCCACCCCGTGGCAGGTGCTGCGGCTGGTCGCCGCTGAGTCGCTGATGGTCGTCGCGGTGGGCGGCGTGCTCGGCCTCCTGGTCGCCGGGCTCAACCTGGCGGGCATGTGGGGCGCGCTCGGTCTGCTGTCGGTGGGGAGCCCGGTCCGGCTGCCGTGGGCGGAGCTCGGGGCGACCGTGGGTGCGTGTGCGGTACTCGCCGTGGTGTTCTCCGTCGCCCCGGCCGGGCTGGCCATGCGCCGCCGGGCGGTGGAGCTGGCCGGCATCCGCGAGTGA
- a CDS encoding FHA domain-containing protein FhaB/FipA: MSELTLTVMRLGFLAVLWLFVIVAVQVIRSDLFGTRVTQRGSRREAGRAQQAQRQAPPQQRQQPAAGGRQRRNAPTKLVVSEGTLTGTTVALQGQTITLGRAHDSTIVLDDDYASSRHARIYPDRDGNWIVEDLGSTNGTYLDRSRLTTPTPIPLGAPIRIGKTVIELRK; the protein is encoded by the coding sequence ATGTCAGAGCTGACCCTCACGGTCATGCGGCTGGGTTTCCTGGCCGTACTGTGGCTGTTCGTGATCGTGGCCGTGCAGGTCATCCGCAGCGACCTGTTCGGTACGCGCGTCACCCAGCGCGGCTCGCGCCGGGAAGCAGGCCGGGCCCAGCAGGCCCAGCGGCAGGCGCCCCCGCAGCAGCGCCAGCAGCCGGCCGCCGGGGGCCGCCAGCGCCGTAACGCCCCCACCAAGCTCGTCGTGTCCGAGGGCACCCTCACCGGCACCACCGTCGCGCTCCAGGGCCAGACCATCACGCTGGGCCGGGCGCACGACAGCACCATCGTGCTGGACGACGACTACGCCTCCAGCCGGCATGCCAGGATCTACCCGGACCGCGACGGCAACTGGATCGTCGAGGACCTGGGCTCGACCAACGGCACTTACCTCGACCGGAGCCGGCTGACGACTCCCACACCGATTCCGCTGGGCGCGCCGATCCGTATCGGCAAGACCGTCATCGAGCTGCGGAAGTAG
- a CDS encoding DUF2252 domain-containing protein — protein MTETGVGAQAGAAAESVGSAARRPVVRGFARWPEGSHQDSPKKQGKALRESVPRSAHAALDLDISRPGAVDAVEESSRGRIPELTPLRVGRMAATPFAFLRGSAGLMAYDLARTPMTRIRAQICGDAHAANFGLYGDARGDLVIDLNDFDETVHGPWEWDLKRLAASLVLAGREIGADEDTCRAAAHGAVGAYRRTMRLLAKLPVLDAWNAIADEELVSHANAHDLVGTLERVSEKARANTSGRFAAKSTEPTEDGGRRFVDAPPVLRRVPDAEAAAVAASLEHYLTTLSEDRLPLLARHAVHDVAFRVVGTGSVGTRSYVVLLLDHRGEPLVLQVKEARPSALLPHLVTAGFETPEVDHEGRRVVLGQKRMQVVSDNLLGWTTVEGRPFQVRQFRNRKGSVDPAALSADQVDDYGRMTGALLARAHSHSADPRLISGYCGKNDELDEAIATFAVTYADRTEADHGELVAGIRAGRVAAETGV, from the coding sequence GTGACCGAGACCGGTGTGGGGGCCCAGGCCGGGGCGGCGGCGGAGTCCGTCGGGAGTGCGGCACGGCGGCCCGTCGTGCGCGGCTTCGCCCGGTGGCCCGAGGGCTCGCATCAGGACTCGCCCAAGAAGCAGGGCAAGGCGTTGCGCGAGAGCGTTCCGCGCAGCGCCCATGCCGCACTCGACCTCGACATCTCCCGTCCCGGCGCGGTCGACGCCGTCGAGGAGTCGAGCCGCGGCCGCATCCCCGAGCTCACCCCGCTGCGGGTGGGACGGATGGCGGCCACGCCGTTCGCCTTCCTGCGCGGCTCCGCGGGCCTCATGGCGTACGACCTCGCCCGCACCCCGATGACCAGGATCCGCGCCCAGATCTGCGGTGACGCCCACGCGGCCAACTTCGGCCTGTACGGCGACGCCCGCGGCGACCTGGTCATCGACCTGAACGACTTCGACGAGACCGTGCACGGCCCCTGGGAGTGGGACCTCAAGCGGCTCGCCGCCTCCCTGGTCCTCGCCGGCCGGGAGATCGGCGCCGACGAGGACACCTGCCGCGCGGCGGCCCACGGCGCGGTGGGCGCGTACCGGCGCACCATGCGGCTGCTGGCCAAGCTGCCGGTGCTGGACGCGTGGAACGCCATCGCGGACGAGGAACTCGTCTCCCACGCCAACGCCCACGACCTCGTCGGCACGCTGGAGCGGGTCTCGGAGAAGGCGCGGGCCAACACCAGCGGGCGTTTCGCGGCCAAGTCGACGGAGCCGACCGAGGACGGTGGCCGGCGGTTCGTGGACGCCCCGCCGGTGCTGCGCCGGGTGCCGGACGCGGAGGCGGCGGCGGTGGCCGCGTCCCTGGAGCACTACCTGACCACGCTCTCCGAGGACCGCCTGCCGCTGCTGGCCCGGCACGCGGTGCACGACGTGGCGTTCCGCGTCGTCGGCACGGGCAGCGTGGGCACCCGCTCCTATGTCGTCCTGCTGCTGGACCACCGGGGCGAACCACTGGTCCTCCAGGTCAAGGAGGCCAGGCCCTCGGCCCTGCTGCCCCACCTGGTCACCGCCGGCTTCGAGACCCCGGAGGTCGACCACGAGGGCCGCCGGGTGGTGCTGGGCCAGAAGCGGATGCAGGTCGTCAGCGACAACCTGCTGGGCTGGACCACCGTCGAGGGCCGCCCCTTCCAGGTCCGCCAGTTCCGCAACCGCAAGGGCAGCGTCGACCCCGCCGCCCTCTCCGCCGACCAGGTGGACGACTACGGCCGCATGACCGGCGCCCTCCTGGCCCGCGCCCACTCCCACAGCGCCGACCCCCGCCTGATCTCCGGCTACTGCGGCAAGAACGACGAACTCGACGAGGCGATCGCCACATTCGCCGTCACCTACGCCGACCGCACGGAGGCCGACCACGGGGAGCTGGTGGCGGGGATCAGAGCGGGGAGGGTGGCGGCGGAGACGGGGGTGTGA